The following proteins come from a genomic window of Candidatus Leptovillus gracilis:
- a CDS encoding zinc ribbon domain-containing protein — translation MKKTGYSLLIGLLMFALVMTARAQTPVDTLQQLVVDFWPDYDQPNVLVLLTGTLPDDTPLPAEVVLPLPAEAVMHVAARITPDDVMIDDIVYTIEGNQLRITLPETRFRVEYYLPYTAENNTRSFTFNWLSSISVDEMLTAVQQPVAAAALTTQPTAANVTQSPTDGFVYHTFPAQAVPAGKPLTASFAYTMSNPPRLSVEGVPLVGNGAAAVSTPDPSAAATNSPVNWILLLSVAAIVTSAVALTWVIATQRAQTKVRKPQPIRRAAEKPDTAVTAKPAARFCHQCGEPLRVEDRFCRQCGTAVKSK, via the coding sequence ATGAAAAAAACTGGTTACTCCCTCCTCATTGGACTGCTCATGTTCGCCCTTGTGATGACGGCGCGCGCCCAGACGCCGGTTGACACATTGCAGCAACTGGTTGTGGATTTTTGGCCCGATTATGATCAGCCCAATGTGCTGGTGCTGCTGACCGGCACATTGCCCGACGACACGCCCTTACCAGCGGAGGTTGTCCTGCCCCTGCCGGCCGAGGCCGTTATGCACGTAGCCGCCCGGATCACGCCGGATGACGTGATGATTGATGACATTGTTTATACCATTGAGGGCAATCAACTGCGGATAACGCTGCCCGAAACGCGCTTCAGGGTGGAGTATTACCTGCCGTATACGGCCGAAAACAACACGCGGTCTTTCACGTTTAACTGGTTGTCATCCATTTCTGTAGACGAGATGCTCACCGCTGTGCAGCAGCCTGTGGCGGCTGCGGCTCTGACAACACAGCCTACAGCCGCAAACGTGACCCAAAGTCCCACTGATGGGTTTGTGTATCATACGTTCCCCGCCCAGGCTGTGCCCGCCGGAAAACCCCTGACCGCCAGTTTTGCCTACACCATGAGCAATCCACCGCGGCTTTCGGTGGAGGGTGTGCCGCTGGTGGGTAATGGGGCAGCGGCCGTTTCGACCCCAGACCCTTCGGCGGCAGCCACTAACTCCCCCGTTAACTGGATACTGCTGCTCAGCGTGGCGGCTATCGTCACCTCCGCCGTCGCCCTAACCTGGGTAATCGCCACGCAGCGCGCCCAAACAAAGGTACGTAAGCCTCAGCCTATCCGCCGGGCTGCAGAAAAACCAGATACGGCCGTTACCGCAAAACCCGCCGCCCGTTTTTGTCATCAGTGCGGTGAGCCTCTCAGAGTAGAAGATAGATTTTGCCGTCAATGTGGAACGGCCGTGAAAAGCAAATAA
- the folK gene encoding 2-amino-4-hydroxy-6-hydroxymethyldihydropteridine diphosphokinase, producing MNRVVLTLGSNIDKEHNLPAAVALLRQMSQVTAVATVYETAPMGLVAQPNFFNTAVLLQTPLSPAQIKDDLIAGIEIALKRVRQADKNAPRTIDLDLALYNDSVLDYVAADGRIRHLPDPDILTFAHVAMPIADLLPNLPHPETGEWLAAIAVRLRAALGKNAIWPRSDIQFPSDAPP from the coding sequence ATGAATCGTGTTGTTTTGACTTTGGGTTCCAACATAGACAAAGAGCATAATTTGCCGGCGGCGGTCGCCTTGCTGCGGCAGATGAGCCAGGTAACGGCCGTTGCCACCGTTTATGAAACCGCGCCCATGGGTTTGGTGGCGCAGCCAAACTTTTTCAACACGGCCGTTCTCCTCCAAACCCCCCTTTCCCCGGCGCAAATCAAAGACGACCTCATCGCCGGCATCGAAATAGCCCTGAAGCGGGTGCGCCAGGCCGACAAAAACGCGCCGCGCACCATAGACCTGGACCTGGCCCTGTACAACGACAGCGTGCTGGATTATGTGGCGGCCGACGGCCGTATCCGCCACCTGCCCGACCCCGACATCCTCACATTTGCCCACGTCGCCATGCCCATTGCCGACCTGCTGCCAAACCTACCCCACCCGGAAACCGGCGAATGGTTGGCAGCCATTGCCGTCCGGCTGCGCGCTGCTCTGGGCAAAAATGCGATCTGGCCTCGATCAGACATCCAATTCCCATCAGATGCTCCCCCCTAA
- the folB gene encoding dihydroneopterin aldolase: MDKIIIRNLLLRGIIGINPDERVNKQDILINMVIFADIHRAAASDDIADAVNYKSITKRIIQHVEESSDFLVEKLVSDLAQLVISEFGVERVQVRLEKPGALRFAESVGIEIERTRADFM; this comes from the coding sequence ATGGACAAGATCATCATTCGCAATTTGCTGCTGCGCGGTATTATTGGCATTAATCCCGACGAGCGCGTTAACAAGCAGGATATTCTCATCAACATGGTTATCTTCGCCGACATCCATCGGGCGGCCGCCTCCGATGACATTGCCGATGCAGTGAATTACAAAAGCATCACCAAGCGGATCATCCAACACGTCGAAGAATCATCCGACTTCCTGGTGGAGAAGTTGGTCAGCGATCTGGCGCAATTAGTCATCAGCGAATTTGGCGTGGAGCGGGTGCAGGTACGGCTAGAAAAACCGGGGGCGCTGCGCTTCGCCGAATCGGTCGGCATTGAAATCGAACGCACGCGCGCTGATTTTATGTAA
- a CDS encoding alpha/beta hydrolase: MQHQEGTFNGSGGLGLYYQSWQPDGPTQAVVIIVHGHGEHSGRYKNVVTHLVPQGFALYGLDHRGHGRSPGQRGYVNNMADFRGDVGALVQLTAASHPGLPRFIYGHSLGGLIGLDYIMRQPEGLRGAIISAPAVGSVGVAAILLQVSRVLSRVWPTFGLETGLDVNAISRDPEEVKAYQRDPLVHGKGTARLATEVMDTATWCQGNAHTLRLPLLLIHGTADAITSPADSRRFFDNAASPDKTYIAYDGGYHESHNDIHHQQVVADLSAWLLERVNKSA; this comes from the coding sequence ATGCAGCACCAAGAAGGTACATTTAACGGCAGCGGGGGCCTGGGCCTCTATTATCAATCCTGGCAGCCAGACGGTCCGACGCAAGCGGTGGTTATCATCGTGCATGGGCATGGAGAACACAGCGGCCGTTACAAAAATGTGGTCACGCATCTGGTCCCGCAGGGCTTTGCGCTGTATGGACTGGATCACCGGGGGCACGGCCGTTCGCCCGGCCAGCGCGGTTATGTCAATAACATGGCTGATTTTCGCGGTGACGTGGGCGCCCTGGTGCAGTTGACCGCCGCCAGCCACCCTGGCCTGCCCCGCTTCATCTACGGGCACAGCCTGGGCGGATTGATCGGTCTGGACTATATCATGCGCCAGCCGGAAGGGCTGCGCGGCGCCATCATCTCTGCGCCGGCGGTGGGCAGCGTGGGCGTGGCGGCCATTTTGCTGCAAGTCAGCCGCGTCCTCTCGCGGGTATGGCCGACATTTGGGCTGGAAACCGGCCTGGACGTGAACGCCATCTCGCGTGACCCAGAAGAAGTGAAGGCGTATCAACGTGACCCACTGGTTCACGGCAAGGGCACGGCGCGACTGGCGACAGAGGTGATGGACACAGCGACCTGGTGCCAGGGCAATGCCCACACCTTGCGCCTGCCGCTGCTGCTGATTCATGGCACGGCCGACGCCATCACTTCCCCGGCCGACTCCCGCCGCTTTTTCGACAATGCCGCCTCACCCGACAAAACATACATCGCCTACGACGGCGGCTACCACGAATCGCACAACGATATTCATCATCAGCAAGTGGTGGCAGACCTGTCGGCCTGGCTGCTGGAACGGGTAAACAAGTCAGCATGA
- a CDS encoding PAS domain-containing protein has product MYWYLTTFSLLLLFAAAASTTIALYAWKRRPVPGSVLFAIAMLSITQWALAFLLHILSPDLPGKLAWLRFQYIGIVILPVAWVGFTLQYSGWTAKQIPQRLLFPALFSLMTFFLVLTSQTHGLFWRNIQMNTSGGQTLMTFDPGAWYWISYLFLYGCYLIGSLLIMTSHRYEIASLHSRQAFNLVVGLSLPWFGLALHVARLNVVNLMPLAFALSGIMVAYYALRLYYVDKTPLAQHVILNNLADGVLVVDHSQKIVDANLAAADILQRPYPDLINRPLTAVWPELAVQCKFDAEKPHDLVRLSQEGTRYYEAHISPLMDWRKLPSTNLVTLHDITQRKQTEALREDLTRSMVHDLRSPISNSLFALQMLRGGLEIDAASPDNQHLVDMTLSSTEKVLHLVNNILDVSRLEEGGIPVNRTAVSLAAMIEQVVACQMAHAAEKQIHIQATAAPDLPRAWVDAGLLERILQNLLDNSLKFSPIGGVIQVTAVAVPDIAKGKTHLEISVSDDGPGLSPELAQTVFDKFVTGSHKESGSGLGLAFCHMALAAHGEQIWASNNLEQGVTFTFSLPIAPTAYKDLKLETAVAPEIHKPFHGPRFAQPHPEIVIVGR; this is encoded by the coding sequence ATGTATTGGTACCTGACAACTTTTAGCTTATTGTTACTGTTCGCTGCCGCTGCTTCCACCACCATTGCCCTCTACGCCTGGAAAAGACGACCCGTCCCTGGTTCTGTCCTTTTCGCCATTGCCATGCTGTCTATTACCCAATGGGCGCTGGCTTTCCTGCTGCACATTCTCAGCCCAGATCTGCCTGGCAAATTGGCCTGGCTTAGATTTCAATACATTGGCATCGTCATTCTCCCTGTCGCCTGGGTTGGGTTCACGCTGCAATATAGCGGCTGGACGGCCAAACAAATCCCTCAGCGCCTCCTCTTTCCCGCCTTGTTTTCCCTGATGACTTTTTTCCTGGTTCTGACCAGCCAAACGCACGGGTTGTTTTGGCGCAACATCCAAATGAACACCTCAGGTGGTCAGACCCTGATGACCTTTGACCCAGGGGCCTGGTATTGGATCAGCTATCTGTTTTTGTATGGCTGTTACCTGATTGGTTCCTTACTGATTATGACCAGCCATCGCTACGAAATTGCTTCGCTGCACTCACGGCAGGCATTTAATCTGGTTGTGGGGTTATCGCTGCCCTGGTTCGGACTGGCGCTGCATGTTGCCAGGCTTAATGTTGTTAACCTGATGCCTCTGGCGTTTGCCTTGAGTGGGATCATGGTGGCCTATTATGCGCTGCGGCTCTATTATGTTGATAAGACGCCGTTGGCCCAACACGTTATTCTGAACAATCTGGCAGATGGCGTGTTGGTGGTGGACCACAGCCAGAAAATTGTAGACGCCAACCTGGCGGCAGCCGATATTTTGCAACGGCCGTATCCCGATCTGATCAATCGCCCGTTAACGGCCGTCTGGCCAGAACTGGCGGTCCAATGTAAATTCGATGCCGAAAAACCGCATGATCTGGTACGCCTGAGCCAGGAAGGCACACGATATTACGAAGCGCACATCTCGCCACTAATGGATTGGCGCAAACTGCCGTCTACCAATCTGGTTACTTTGCACGATATCACCCAACGCAAACAAACCGAAGCGCTGCGCGAAGACCTGACTCGCTCTATGGTCCACGACTTACGCTCGCCCATCAGCAATTCCCTGTTTGCCTTGCAAATGCTGCGCGGTGGGTTGGAAATAGACGCCGCTTCGCCGGATAACCAACACCTGGTAGATATGACGCTTTCCAGCACCGAAAAAGTGCTGCATCTGGTTAATAACATCTTAGACGTCAGCCGTCTGGAAGAGGGGGGCATTCCGGTCAATCGCACGGCCGTATCCCTGGCGGCCATGATTGAACAAGTCGTCGCCTGTCAGATGGCCCATGCCGCTGAAAAGCAAATCCACATCCAGGCAACCGCGGCGCCAGACCTGCCGCGCGCGTGGGTAGACGCCGGCCTGTTGGAACGGATTCTGCAAAACCTGCTCGATAACAGCCTGAAATTCTCACCGATTGGCGGCGTCATTCAGGTAACGGCCGTTGCCGTGCCGGACATCGCCAAAGGTAAAACCCACCTGGAAATCTCGGTCAGCGACGACGGGCCAGGGCTATCGCCCGAACTGGCCCAGACGGTCTTCGACAAATTTGTCACTGGCAGCCACAAAGAGAGCGGCAGCGGCCTGGGTTTGGCCTTTTGCCACATGGCCCTGGCCGCGCACGGCGAGCAAATCTGGGCCAGCAACAACCTGGAACAAGGCGTCACCTTCACCTTTTCCCTGCCCATTGCCCCCACCGCCTACAAAGACTTGAAGCTGGAAACGGCCGTAGCCCCCGAAATTCACAAACCGTTTCACGGCCCCCGTTTCGCTCAGCCGCACCCGGAAATAGTGATCGTAGGCCGTTAA
- a CDS encoding glycogen debranching enzyme family protein: MMFDFGREVCGKLAVAETREWLVTNGIGGFASGSIAGHLTRRYHGYLLAALQPPLGRTLLLTKLDETAEYDGIYPDSGRFYPLFNNRWGEGASSKPNGYRHLNRFHLEGTTPVWTFAIANALLEKRIWMQPGANTTYIQYKLVRATGPLTLEAKAFTNYRDYHSTTNMDNWDADITPVAQGVAIQFAPNLIPFYLLSAAGDIQPQGDWYEDFYLSIEEYRGQNDVQDDHLYAALLRKTLQPGESWTIVASTSDAPNLDGDAAYAQRRAYEQALLERAGVMAESPAVQQLVLAADQFIVKRPTNRDADGRSIIAGYHWFSDWGRDTMIALPGLTLNTHRPEIAASILRTYAQFVDQGMIPNRFPDVGEHPEYNTVDATLWYIQAVRAYFQATSDLDLLRELYPVIEDIIRWHRRGTRYNIAMDPADGLLYAGEEGIQLTWMDAKIGAWVVTDRIGKPVEISALWYNALMSMAEFSQALGLEPDEYQALAQKVQTGFQRFWNKKMGYCYDIVDGPDGHDGKLRPNQLFAISLSHSPLTPEQQRSVVDACARHLLTAHGLRSLSPDDKAYVGHYGGDQLKRDSAYHQGTVWGWLMGPFVTAHLRVYNDGEMARTFLRPLIQHMVDHGVGSISEIFDGDPPFTPRGCIAQAWSVAELLRVWQLTENRE, encoded by the coding sequence ATTATGTTTGACTTTGGACGTGAAGTGTGCGGCAAACTGGCCGTGGCCGAAACACGAGAATGGTTGGTCACCAACGGCATTGGCGGCTTTGCCTCTGGGTCCATTGCCGGCCATCTTACCCGCCGCTATCATGGCTACCTTCTGGCCGCTTTACAGCCCCCTCTGGGACGTACCCTGCTGTTAACCAAACTGGACGAAACGGCCGAATACGATGGCATCTACCCGGACAGCGGCCGATTCTACCCCCTCTTCAACAATCGCTGGGGCGAAGGCGCCAGCAGCAAACCCAACGGCTACCGCCACTTGAACCGTTTCCATCTGGAAGGCACTACCCCCGTCTGGACCTTCGCCATTGCCAACGCCCTGCTAGAAAAACGCATCTGGATGCAGCCCGGAGCCAACACCACCTACATTCAATACAAACTCGTCCGGGCAACCGGCCCCCTGACATTGGAAGCCAAAGCGTTTACCAACTACCGCGACTACCACAGCACAACCAACATGGACAATTGGGACGCCGACATTACCCCCGTAGCCCAGGGCGTCGCCATTCAATTTGCCCCCAACCTCATCCCCTTCTACCTGCTCAGCGCCGCTGGCGACATTCAGCCCCAGGGCGATTGGTATGAAGATTTTTACCTCAGCATTGAAGAGTACCGGGGACAAAATGATGTGCAGGATGACCATCTCTACGCCGCCCTGCTGCGCAAGACGTTGCAGCCGGGCGAATCGTGGACCATTGTCGCCAGCACGTCAGACGCGCCCAACCTGGACGGCGACGCCGCCTATGCCCAACGCCGCGCCTACGAACAGGCGCTGCTGGAACGCGCCGGCGTGATGGCTGAATCACCCGCTGTGCAACAACTGGTCCTGGCAGCCGACCAATTTATCGTCAAACGCCCGACGAATCGAGATGCAGACGGCCGTTCCATCATCGCCGGCTACCATTGGTTCAGCGACTGGGGCCGCGACACCATGATCGCCCTGCCCGGCCTTACCCTCAACACCCACCGACCAGAAATCGCCGCCAGCATCCTGCGCACCTACGCCCAATTTGTAGACCAGGGCATGATCCCTAACCGCTTTCCCGATGTTGGCGAACATCCCGAATACAATACCGTAGACGCCACCCTCTGGTACATCCAGGCTGTGCGCGCCTACTTCCAGGCCACCAGCGACCTCGACCTGCTGCGCGAACTATACCCGGTTATCGAGGACATCATTCGCTGGCATCGCCGGGGAACCCGCTACAACATCGCCATGGATCCGGCCGATGGCCTGCTGTACGCCGGTGAAGAAGGCATTCAGCTCACCTGGATGGACGCCAAAATCGGCGCCTGGGTCGTCACCGACCGCATTGGCAAGCCGGTAGAAATCAGCGCCCTGTGGTACAACGCCCTCATGAGCATGGCCGAATTTTCTCAGGCCCTGGGGCTGGAACCTGACGAATATCAGGCGCTCGCCCAGAAAGTACAGACCGGCTTTCAACGTTTTTGGAACAAAAAAATGGGCTACTGCTACGACATTGTGGATGGGCCAGACGGCCACGATGGCAAACTGCGCCCCAACCAGTTATTTGCCATCTCGCTGTCCCACAGCCCGCTGACGCCGGAGCAGCAGCGCTCCGTGGTAGACGCCTGCGCTCGCCATCTGCTCACAGCCCATGGCCTGCGCAGCCTGTCACCCGATGACAAAGCCTATGTCGGCCATTACGGCGGCGACCAACTCAAGCGTGACAGCGCTTACCACCAGGGCACAGTCTGGGGCTGGCTGATGGGGCCTTTCGTAACCGCGCACCTTCGCGTGTATAATGATGGCGAAATGGCGCGCACTTTTCTACGGCCGTTAATCCAACATATGGTGGATCACGGCGTCGGCAGCATCAGCGAAATATTCGATGGCGATCCCCCCTTCACTCCCCGCGGCTGCATTGCCCAGGCCTGGAGCGTCGCCGAACTACTGCGCGTCTGGCAGCTGACAGAAAACAGGGAATAG
- a CDS encoding NAD(P)H-hydrate epimerase: MEAKPKFGPEQYPAGTDIIRQGDIPEKFYIITAGEVEIVRHYAAGYEIVIDRMGEGSYFGEIGLLKKAKRIATVRAKTDVQVMSMGHDTFERWLSSSQVSRDEVDAVMQERLTLAGELQPVDAVDRFTEEEHTAVPTATEILQAATPAMAGQQHYAPGDIIIRQGDPADQYYIIVEGTVEVFHHLPQTGDTPITRLDSGNYFGEIGLLEGSKRTASVRAITPVKLLAFDRETFSRWISHAPASRYELWRTASERRDNTKPLPPIGGIPSVDTPQMIEVDRAMIEDYRIDLLQMMENAGRNLAHLARRRFLNSDPRGQMVVVLAGRGGNGGGGLVCARRLHNWGARVHVFITNPDEAYTGVPAHQLEILRRMGLPVTIGAGMVLTGLLGVDLIIDALIGYNLADAPRGAAAQFIRWANVQNVPILSLDVPSGLDTTTGKVYNPAIRASATMTLALPKEGLRHETGEGVVGELYLADIGVPPDLYAGPKLELNVGPVFAEDDIIRLA, translated from the coding sequence ATGGAAGCAAAACCCAAATTCGGTCCGGAACAATATCCGGCCGGCACAGACATCATCCGCCAGGGAGACATTCCCGAAAAGTTCTATATCATCACCGCCGGTGAGGTAGAGATTGTGCGTCATTATGCCGCCGGTTACGAAATTGTCATAGACCGCATGGGTGAAGGCTCTTACTTTGGCGAGATTGGCTTGCTCAAAAAGGCCAAACGCATTGCCACTGTCCGGGCCAAAACCGATGTGCAGGTCATGTCTATGGGCCACGACACCTTCGAGCGCTGGTTGAGCAGCTCCCAGGTTAGCCGCGACGAAGTAGACGCCGTGATGCAAGAACGGCTGACCCTGGCGGGTGAATTGCAGCCAGTGGATGCAGTTGACCGATTTACCGAGGAAGAGCATACGGCCGTGCCCACCGCCACCGAAATCTTGCAAGCCGCCACGCCCGCCATGGCCGGGCAGCAACACTACGCACCCGGCGACATCATCATTCGCCAGGGCGACCCGGCTGACCAGTATTACATCATCGTCGAAGGGACCGTCGAAGTCTTTCACCACTTGCCCCAAACCGGCGACACACCCATCACCCGGCTGGACAGCGGCAATTACTTCGGCGAGATTGGCCTGCTGGAAGGCAGCAAACGTACCGCCAGCGTGCGCGCCATCACGCCGGTGAAACTCCTGGCGTTCGACCGCGAAACCTTCAGCCGCTGGATTTCCCACGCCCCAGCCAGCCGCTATGAGTTGTGGCGCACCGCCAGCGAACGGCGCGACAATACCAAACCCCTGCCGCCCATCGGCGGTATTCCCTCTGTAGATACGCCGCAAATGATCGAAGTGGACCGGGCGATGATCGAGGATTACCGCATAGACCTGCTGCAAATGATGGAAAACGCCGGCCGGAATCTGGCCCACCTGGCCCGTCGGCGTTTTCTCAACAGCGATCCTCGCGGGCAGATGGTTGTTGTCCTGGCCGGGCGCGGCGGTAACGGCGGCGGCGGGTTGGTCTGCGCCCGCCGTCTGCACAATTGGGGCGCGCGTGTCCACGTCTTTATTACCAATCCCGATGAGGCGTATACCGGGGTCCCGGCGCATCAACTGGAAATCTTACGGCGCATGGGCCTGCCGGTGACGATTGGCGCGGGAATGGTGTTGACCGGTTTGTTGGGGGTGGATTTAATCATAGACGCCCTGATAGGCTATAACCTGGCCGACGCCCCCCGCGGTGCTGCTGCCCAATTCATTCGCTGGGCCAACGTCCAGAATGTGCCGATCCTCAGCCTGGACGTGCCCTCCGGGTTGGATACGACCACCGGCAAAGTGTACAATCCCGCTATTCGCGCCTCGGCGACCATGACCCTGGCTTTGCCCAAAGAAGGACTGCGCCACGAAACGGGCGAGGGGGTGGTGGGTGAATTGTACTTGGCGGATATTGGCGTACCGCCGGACCTGTACGCCGGGCCGAAGTTGGAACTGAACGTTGGACCTGTTTTTGCCGAAGACGACATTATTCGGTTGGCGTGA
- the rpiA gene encoding ribose-5-phosphate isomerase RpiA: MSREAAELKRMAGEKAAEFVASGMVVGLGTGSTAVYATRAIGQMLQDGRLHHIYGIPTSEQTARDAQEAGIPLTTFDDHPVLDLTIDGADEIDPNLALIKGLGGALLREKIVATASRQMIIVGEARKVVAQLGTLAPLPVEVIRFARRPVYDFLCSLGAQPTLRLARGGGERPFLTDEGNYILDCAFPGGITDPAALAQTIIACPGVVEHGLFLGLASLAIVADTDGLTLLQPVS; this comes from the coding sequence ATGAGTCGAGAGGCGGCTGAACTGAAGCGGATGGCTGGGGAGAAGGCGGCTGAATTTGTGGCGTCGGGCATGGTGGTGGGTTTGGGCACGGGCAGCACGGCCGTATACGCCACCAGAGCCATCGGACAGATGTTACAAGACGGCCGTTTACACCACATCTACGGCATCCCCACCTCCGAACAAACAGCCCGCGACGCCCAAGAAGCCGGCATCCCCCTGACCACCTTCGATGACCACCCTGTTCTAGACCTGACCATAGACGGCGCGGACGAAATAGACCCCAACCTGGCGCTGATCAAAGGATTGGGCGGCGCACTGCTGCGCGAAAAGATCGTCGCCACCGCTTCCCGGCAAATGATCATCGTCGGCGAGGCGCGTAAAGTGGTGGCCCAATTGGGTACGCTGGCCCCGCTGCCGGTGGAGGTGATCCGCTTTGCCCGGCGGCCGGTCTACGATTTTCTCTGTTCGCTGGGGGCGCAGCCGACGCTGCGATTGGCACGAGGGGGTGGGGAACGGCCGTTTCTCACCGATGAAGGGAATTACATTTTAGACTGCGCCTTCCCAGGCGGCATAACCGATCCGGCTGCCCTGGCCCAAACCATCATTGCCTGCCCCGGCGTGGTGGAACATGGCCTCTTCTTGGGCCTGGCCTCCCTGGCCATCGTTGCCGATACTGATGGCCTTACGCTGCTGCAACCTGTGTCATAG
- a CDS encoding ImmA/IrrE family metallo-endopeptidase: MNPNLINIIFGMKVRQARTENGLTLSEFAAQCDLSPSYVTEIEKGRKYPRADKIMKIAETLGKEYDDLVSIKLAPSLTYLESTLSSTILQKFPFGEFGLETGDLVNLLTREPERASALLHAILEMIRRYDMKEEDFLRAALRSYQEIHENYFQDVEDAAAAFTRQFAATYHLGQNTPISQTTLEQMLQSVYDYKLDYTTLADDAQLAAFRSVLAPGRPRRLLMNGRLYPRQIKFLLARELGYRYLDIKERSRTSTPEAVNSFQQLLNDFRAAYFGGALLMPRARVLADLETFFAQPTWNPQPLVDMLVHYDVTPEMLLYRFSELIPQHFGLQIHFLRYHHQDGDEYRLMKHLNMNDFTLPGGPTLQEHYCRRWLSVRLLREMAERQAAGDNNRFPPPAVHIQRFLNSEERYLAFGFARSLVLSPGVNSSVTVGFRLTTGVERIIRFVDDPAIPHVVVNETCERCPLTAEECQVRAAPPRILEAEKEQLARQSALNRVIAQIRS, translated from the coding sequence ATGAATCCCAATCTAATCAACATCATCTTCGGCATGAAAGTGCGCCAGGCGCGCACGGAAAATGGGCTGACGCTGTCTGAATTTGCCGCCCAGTGTGATCTTTCCCCCTCTTACGTTACTGAAATTGAAAAAGGGCGCAAATATCCCCGCGCCGACAAGATCATGAAAATCGCCGAGACGTTGGGCAAAGAGTACGACGATCTGGTCTCCATCAAACTGGCCCCTTCACTGACTTACCTGGAATCCACGCTGTCGTCTACCATCCTGCAAAAGTTCCCGTTTGGCGAATTTGGTCTGGAAACGGGCGACCTGGTGAATCTGCTCACTCGTGAACCAGAGCGGGCCAGCGCCCTGCTGCACGCCATTTTGGAGATGATTCGGCGTTATGATATGAAGGAAGAGGATTTTCTGCGCGCCGCGCTGCGCTCTTACCAGGAGATTCACGAGAATTATTTTCAAGATGTAGAGGACGCGGCAGCGGCGTTTACACGCCAATTTGCCGCGACCTATCACTTGGGGCAAAACACGCCCATCAGCCAAACCACGTTGGAGCAAATGTTGCAGAGCGTCTATGACTACAAGCTGGATTACACGACTCTCGCCGATGACGCGCAGTTGGCAGCGTTTCGGTCGGTTTTGGCGCCGGGGCGGCCCAGGCGGCTGCTGATGAACGGCCGTCTCTATCCCCGCCAGATTAAATTTTTGCTCGCCAGAGAACTGGGCTACCGCTATTTAGACATCAAAGAACGCTCACGCACCTCCACGCCGGAAGCCGTCAACTCCTTCCAACAACTGCTTAACGACTTTCGCGCCGCCTATTTCGGCGGCGCACTGCTGATGCCCCGCGCCAGAGTATTGGCCGACCTGGAGACGTTCTTCGCCCAGCCCACCTGGAACCCACAGCCATTGGTAGATATGTTGGTCCATTACGACGTAACGCCAGAGATGCTCTTATATCGCTTTAGCGAACTGATTCCGCAGCACTTTGGCCTGCAAATCCACTTTTTGCGTTACCACCATCAGGATGGCGACGAGTATCGCCTGATGAAACATTTGAACATGAATGACTTCACGCTGCCGGGTGGCCCGACGTTACAAGAACATTACTGCCGGCGCTGGTTGTCGGTGCGGCTGCTGCGGGAGATGGCTGAACGGCAGGCGGCCGGCGACAATAATCGTTTCCCACCACCGGCCGTCCATATTCAGCGCTTTCTTAATTCAGAAGAGCGGTATCTGGCGTTTGGTTTTGCCCGGTCGTTGGTCTTGTCGCCAGGGGTGAACAGCAGCGTGACGGTGGGCTTCCGCCTGACGACGGGCGTAGAGCGTATCATCCGCTTTGTAGACGACCCGGCCATCCCCCACGTGGTGGTGAACGAGACGTGCGAACGCTGCCCGCTGACGGCCGAGGAATGCCAGGTACGCGCCGCACCACCGCGCATTTTGGAAGCAGAAAAGGAGCAACTGGCGCGTCAATCCGCCCTAAATCGGGTCATCGCTCAGATTCGGAGTTGA